A window of Streptomyces sp. NBC_01224 genomic DNA:
ACGGCCGAGCAGGTCACCGAGAAGGTGCACGACCCACTGCTGGCCGCGCTACTGGTCGGCAAGGCCACGGTCGCGGCGGAGCGCGGTGTCGCGCTCCGCATGGCCCCCGGGACCCTGCTCCCGGACCGGCTGGTGGACCCTCGCGGGCTGGTCACCGTCGTCGGCAATCTCGTGGACAACGCACTGGACGCGGCGGCCGGAGCGGACGGCGCACTGATCGAGGTGGGCCTGCACGCCGAGGGCCGTACCGTGGTATTGCAAGTCCGCGACAGCGGCCCCGGGGTTCCGCCCGGGCAACGCGAATCGATCTTCACGGAGGGCTGGTCGACGAAGGAACTCCCGGCGCACGGCAAGCGCGGGCTGGGCCTTGCACTGGTGCGGCGGCTGGCGGAACGGCAGGGTGGCGGAGTCACTGTCGACGGGGCCGCGGACGGTGGTGCCGAGTTCACCGTCGTACTGCCGGAAGCCTTGGCCGTCCCGGAGATGACGGACCCTGAAATGACTGAACGGGAAATGACCGAACCGAAAACCGGCATCGCGGGAGAGGCTCAGTGATCGAGGTCCTGGTCGTGGATGACGACATCCGGGTCGCGAAGGTCAATGCGGCCTATGTCTCCAGGGTGCCGGGATTCCGGGTGACCGCCCAGGCGCACTCCGCCGCCGAAGCCCTCGCCACGATCGAGGAACAGCGTGTGGACCTGGTCCTGCTGGACCACTACATGCCCGACCGCAACGGTCTGACGATGGTGCGTGAGCTGCGCCGGCTCGGTCACCACACCGACGTGATCATGGTGACGGCGGCGCGCGACGTCGCCACCGTCCAGGAGGCCATGCGACATGGCGCGCTGCAGTACCTGGTGAAGCCGTTCACCTACGCGGGGCTGCGTACCAAGCTGGAGGCGTACGCGACTCTGCGCCACGCCCTCGAAGGCGGCGGCGAGGCGGAGCAGGGTGAGGTGGACCGGCTCTTCGGCGCCCTGTGGGCGGCGGGCGAACCCGACCTGCCCAAGGGCCACTCACCGACCACGGCGGAGCTGGTCAAACAAGCACTTCGGAGCGCCGAAGGGCCGCTCTCCGCACAGGAGATCGCGGAGAGCGCCGGGATGAGCCGGCAGACCGCCCAGCGCTATCTGAAGCTGCTGGAAAGGACCGGCAGAGTGCGGCTGACGCTGCGGTACGGCGAGACGGGCCGCCCGGAACACCGCTACACATGGTCCACCGGCGGGCAGGCCTGACAGATCCGGTCCGTACGGTGCA
This region includes:
- a CDS encoding DUF7342 family protein; translation: MIEVLVVDDDIRVAKVNAAYVSRVPGFRVTAQAHSAAEALATIEEQRVDLVLLDHYMPDRNGLTMVRELRRLGHHTDVIMVTAARDVATVQEAMRHGALQYLVKPFTYAGLRTKLEAYATLRHALEGGGEAEQGEVDRLFGALWAAGEPDLPKGHSPTTAELVKQALRSAEGPLSAQEIAESAGMSRQTAQRYLKLLERTGRVRLTLRYGETGRPEHRYTWSTGGQA